The following are encoded in a window of Gossypium raimondii isolate GPD5lz chromosome 13, ASM2569854v1, whole genome shotgun sequence genomic DNA:
- the LOC105783666 gene encoding ubiquitin C-terminal hydrolase 22 — MSSKISGRVSPQPCPHLLDFCYRNGSNPFRALQDCIRVKPPGGRAAIRREPFEVPRCGTCDESSRPRLYACVACAAVFCHAPPLHSHASAHALSVPGHEIAVDVDRAELFCCACRDQVYDRDFDAAVVAQTITSTTSTSGSTVTQCKATGSQPDNLRKRRRVDYSLWAPNSRENAIIENHSIPLHDATNGSLISSTELPWGLRGLNNLGNTCFMNSVLQALLHTPPLRNYFLSDRHNRYYCQQKNGSTLNGSKNSRFCLSCDMDAMFSAVFSGDRTPYSPAKFLHSWWQHAANLASYEQQDAHEFFISMLDGIHEKVAKEKRKTHSPGTGDCCIAHRVFSGILRSDVMCMACGFTSTTYDPCLDISLDLEPNQGVSGKSSLAKSNNSCNVEADCMGSSQNCGISTLKGCLERFTRAEKLGSDQKFFCQKCQVRQESLKQMSIRKLPLVSCFHIKRFEHSSIRRMSRKVDRYLQFPFSLDMAPYLSSSILRSRFGNRIFPFGGDEQDACNEVSSEFELFAVVTHTGKLDAGHYVTYLRLSNHWYKCDDAWITRVNESIVLAAQGYMMFYVQKMLYYKASEKQAASWCDVRK; from the exons ATGTCCTCCAAGATCAGCGGCCGGGTTTCGCCTCAGCCGTGTCCCCACCTCCTCGACTTCTGCTACCGCAACGGCTCCAATCCGTTTCGCGCCCTCCAGGACTGTATCCGTGTCAAGCCGCCCGGTGGTCGCGCCGCCATACGGAGGGAACCCTTCGAGGTGCCCCGGTGCGGCACTTGCGACGAATCCTCCCGTCCAAGGCTCTACGCTTGCGTCGCCTGCGCCGCCGTGTTCTGTCACGCGCCTCCACTTCATTCTCACGCGTCGGCTCACGCGCTTTCAGTCCCCGGCCACGAGATCGCTGTTGATGTCGACCGAGCTGAGCTGTTTTGCTGCGCGTGCCGTGACCAGGTCTACGATCGCGACTTTGACGCCGCTGTAGTCGCTCAAACCATCACCTCCACCACCTCCACTTCTGGATCCACCGTAACTCAATGCAAAGCCACGGGATCTCAACCGGATAACCTCCGAAAGCGCCGTCGAGTAGATTATAGCTTGTGGGCTCCAAATTCAAGAGAAAACGCCATAATCGAAAACCATTCGATTCCTCTCCACGACGCCACCAATGGTTCATTGATTTCATCGACAGAATTACCTTGGGGATTACGCGGATTGAATAATTTGGGGAATACGTGCTTTATGAATTCGGTTTTACAAGCATTGCTCCATACGCCACCATTGCGAAACTATTTCTTGAGCGATCGGCATAATAGATATTATTGTCAGCAAAAAAATGGCTCCACCCTCAATGGTTCCAAAAATTCAAGATTCTGTTTGTCTTGCGACATGGACGCCATGTTTTCGGCTGTTTTCTCGGGGGATCGTACTCCTTATAGTCCAGCTAAGTTCTTGCACAG TTGGTGGCAGCATGCAGCAAATTTGGCGAGTTACGAGCAGCAGGACGCACATGAATTCTTCATTTCCATGCTTGATGGAATCCATGAAAAGGTGGCTAAGGAAAAAAGGAAGACACACAGTCCAG GCACTGGAGATTGTTGCATTGCACATAGAGTATTTTCTGGTATTCTGCGATCTGATGTCATGTGTATGGCTTGTGGTTTCACATCCACGACATATGACCCGTGTCTAGACATTTCTCTGGACTTGGAGCCAAACCAAGGGGTTTCCGGGAAATCTTCATTGGCAAAAAGCAACAATTCTTGCAATGTTGAGGCAGATTGCATGGGTTCAAGTCAAAATTGTGGGATATCTACTTTAAAGGGTTGCTTAGAAAGATTTACTAGAGCTGAGAAGTTGGGTTCTGATCAGAAATTTTTCTGCCAAAAGTGTCAGGTGAGACAAGAATCCCTTAAGCAGATGTCCATAAGAAAGCTTCCATTGGTTTCGTGCTTTCACATCAAAAGATTCGAGCATTCTTCAATACGAAGGATGTCGAGGAAGGTTGACCGGTATCTGCAGTTCCCATTTTCGTTAGACATGGCTCCTTATCTCTCATCTTCCATTTTGAGGAGTCGATTTGGAAACAGGATCTTCCCTTTCGGTGGAGATGAACAAGATGCATGCAATGAAGTATCATCTGAATTCGAGTTGTTTGCTGTTGTCACACACACAGGTAAATTAGATGCCGGCCATTACGTGACGTATTTGCGATTAAGTAACCACTGGTACAAGTGCgatgatgcatggattactCGAGTTAACGAGAGCATCGTACTTGCTGCACAAGGATACATGATGTTTTACGTACAGAAGATGCTATATTACAAAGCAAGTGAAAAGCAAGCTGCTTCGTGGTGTGATGTTCGGAAGTAA